A stretch of DNA from Triticum dicoccoides isolate Atlit2015 ecotype Zavitan chromosome 2A, WEW_v2.0, whole genome shotgun sequence:
AGCATTGGTTGCTGCCTTGTGTCCACGGTCCCACATTTGATACTAAATTCAGAAACTATCATTGTGTGAATCAATGTAATTTTTTTAATCTTTTTGCAGGGATGAGCTTCATTATTCAAACCAGCATATCCTGGAGAGCGCAGATTCAGCTTTAGTTTCAGTAGCTTTAGAGGTATCCTATCCGACCTACGAATGCCTTTTGAGTTCACCTCGCTACATGTGTACTTCTGCCTTTGGGTGGTTTTCTCTTCCCTTACATAAGGTCTATTTCTTTGTTTAGGACAAGGAAGTTGGAGGCCTTACCAAGTCCAGCATGAGGTCTCTCAAAAGACCTTACGAAAGCCAGCCGCAAAGCTTCACAGGTCAGCAGTCTTGGTTCCTCTGCTTCTGCACCGCACATACATTTTGTATATTCTGCATATCTGAAAATGTACACCTGATTTTCGTAGTTTTTGCAATTTCTGTGCTTGGCTTATTTGCAAGTAACATGGAGATGTCTTGTGGTTTTGTTCTGTTTGTGAAGATGCAGAAGTGAGAGCAGGAACCATGAGAATAGCTTCTTCGAGATCCGGGGCTATGGCTTCTTCTTGTCAGTTGAGAAGCTCATTTTTGCCGAAATCTGGCAATGCCACCAGAGCATCACTCAACCTGTTCATGTTAGCCCCAGATAAATTATCATCTATGATGAACCCCTCGGACAAGGATTCTGACCAAGACTCGCTGCTGCTGGAGGTCCCTCGCAACGCGCCGCACCCTGAAGCGGAGCTTCTTCTCTGCTGCCCCCCACCTTCTCAGCTCAGCTCTGTGACCGTAACCGCAGCCTCTCCTCCGAGCAACCATAGTCCCGGTTCCGCTAGCGATCAGCTTAGGAACAGGCATCAGTGGTAGTTTTGTTTACATCTTGGTTCCTGGATCATCATCATACGATACCGCTCACCGATGATCGTCCAGACGTGCACGTGCTGAATTTGTCCGTGCTTGTTTTCTTTTGTTTGGTGTATATGGCTGGAGAAATTGTAACTTGTATATCTGCTGTATGTATGGGGAATGGATAGAATCTTACTATCATGGGAAAGATGGAAATCGAAAAAACAAAAGTTTGCAGTGCATTGCTTGAAGCTACTTGCTCTAGGTGCAGCACTATCGGACAGAGCCACGTGcggtgagggcggcggcggggcctctcaTGGTGGCGCTCGGCCCCGAGGAGATCTGGCTGCGGAGGGGCCCGCGATTATCGGAGCAGCACCCTCGCGTGTTGTAGGTGGGTGTGTTCGCCATCCTCTGACTCATGGATGCACACTTTGAGGAAAGTCATCCACATGGAGAAGTCGAGGAACCATTATTCTCATCCCCCAACTTCACCGGCGACAAAGAACTCGAAACACCTACAGGACACAAACCCGACACGCAGATCCGGGGTTCCCTCACCCTCCCACAGCCGTACCGGCAGGGAAACCAGCGGCAGCGCCGGCGGGTCAAAGGGAAGTGCAGCCGCCTCCTACTCTCAAACCCTGGAAAAAATGATTTGTAGTCTATTCTGGTATTTTAAAGGGGTGTATGGAAGCAAAATTCTTTTTTATACAAAAAGGACTTATTTAATGACAATCAATTGTAAGAGTTTGAAGACATTCATAAACCGTAGAAACAATTCAAAAGCAACACCGCTGGATTTCCCAGGTAACTATCTTGGCAAACAAGCATATGTCAGCATCTATATGGAGTGTTTATCATCTTGTACAAACAATTAAGTTTGCATATACAAACAATTAAATTTGTTGTGAGATGTGTAGGATGGGTTTAAAAGCGATATGCTAAGCCGTTGAAGGAAACAACCATTTATTGTTAAAGACAAAACAGTATTACGACCAGCAAGGAACTCTTCTTTCACTACTATTTTGTCCATGCATAACTATTTTTGTTTCTTAGTTTGTTGTTTGTAAGATAGCTAACCGCTTGTGCTGATCTTTGTACCCAGATAACTAAATACGTAAGCAGTTGTTGGATCCCTGTTTCCAGTGTCTTCCTTTCTCTAGAACACCCTTATAATATATCATAATCGCATTCCTAAAAACTGGATTCTATATATATATGTTACCCACTTCTATCTCGGAATAAGAATTTTATGAAAAGGCGTAGTTTTTTAAAATGATCCAGTGCGAGGCATCAAGTCTCTTTGTACATGTTTAATCTCTTCCACGCCGGGTCATCCTATTCTCAGGCCTCCTGCTATTGCTCCGTGTGGCGTCTGAAGTCAACTTGCTTTTACTTTTGTTGTGTTTATAGCATGCCTATGTAAATATTCTTGCGCTCTTAGTTCTATGTGGGGTTTCAAGTCGCTTTGTATTAATTGATGATGCGTTTAAAATGTACTTGTTTAAACTTTCCCACGCTTCTTAGACGCCATGCATTTCTCTTGCATCTTCAATGAATGGCTACTTTAAAATGGTAACTACTTGTGATACATGCAAAGTTTTATATTGAAACCCGGGGGGGGGATCTAATTCATTGGCGAGTTGCTCTAAAAATTATGTGAATTTATTATTTTCTAAACATATAATCTGCCGTGCATTATAAAAAAAATGGTATGTTCTTTTCTCCCTATTAATGAAATCAACAGAGATGTTTCttgacacccccccccccctcagggGGGAAGAATGAAAGGAAAATATCCTTTCAATGGATTTAGAATTGGAAGGCTTTAAAGTTAAGAAAATTAACTTGTATATGTataatggtgaaattaattaaataCTCCAATAGTAACACATAACAAAAAGAAACCACACGCATGTCGAAAAGACGCTTAcctctgcccctcccctcctcctcagCAAGCTCGTTGCACTGGATCCCTGGACGACGCATTTATCATTTCCCAACAATATAGCAATATCACCTCTTCTATCATTGCACTCCCGTTCAGAATCATCATAATCCTCTCCTTGACGTTTGTCTTCACAAGGTTCACGCCACAAGCTTGCGACTTTCCTTGGGCGGCCGCAGCTGCCACTTTACCCTTGGCGCTCTCATCCGTCGTAGCTCATCGGCGACCTCCCTCTCCGTCTGTGGACTCCAAAATTCCATGGTTGTCCCTCATAGCAAAATTGAGGTTTAGCCGAACTGCAAGCTTCTCGTCCCTCCCGCCACGACCGAGATAGGGGCCGATAACAAGGAAGGGGAACCACTAAGAGTGTGGGAAGAGAGGGGTGTGGTCTCCGGTGAAGTCACGTCGTCGAGGATGGTAGGTGGAGGGGGGAGAGGTGAGTCATGGGAGCGCTCTCTGAGTAACTCCGCTCCACTATCTCCTTTTTAGGGCAAATCGTGCCACACCACATAGGCTCGGTTGTGATAACGTCATCATAATTGTTTAAATTTTCCCGCGCTCTTAGTTCTATGTGTTGTTTCAATTCGTTTTGTATTAATTGATGATGTGTTTTTAAATGTACATGTTTAAAATTTCTCGCGTTCTTTCGAGGCCACACGTCTGCAGACGTCGCTTTATACCTTGTCGCTCTCATCCCCTATAGCTCGTCAGCGACCTCCCTCACCGTCAACGGCCTCAGAGGCTCCATGGCTGCCCCCTAGATTGAAATTGAGGATGAGTGAGACCCGCTAAGAGTGGGGTAGAATACCGGGGAAGGGAACAGTGTGGTCTCCGATGAGGTCAAGTAGTGGAGTGTGGTAGCCGCAGGCGGGGGAGAGGTGAGTCCCGTGAGCACTCATATGAGTAACTCCGCCCCTCTAGCTCCTTTTTAGGGTAATCGTGCCACACCACATAGGCTTGATTGTGATAACGTCATCATACATGTTTAAAATTTCCCGCACTCTTACTTCTTTGTGATGTTTCAAGTCGCTTTGTATTAATTGATGATGTGTCTAAAATGTACATGTTTAAACTTTCCCGCCCTTCTTAGAGGCCACACATCTGCAGCCACCGCTTTATACCTTATCGCTCTCATCTGTTGTAGCTCGTTGGTGATCTCCCTCACCGTCAGCGACCTCAGAGGCTCCATGGGTGCCCCCTCCTCCCGGATCAAATTGAGAATTAGTTGAACTTCGAGCTTCCTGTTCCTCCTGCCGAGCCCGTGATAGGGGCCGATAACAGGGAAGGAGAACCGCTAAGAGTGCGGGGTACGTAGAATGCCGGGGAAGGGAGCAATGTGGTCTCCTGTGAGGTTAATTACGTCGTGGAGGGTGGTAGGTGGAGGCGGGGAGGGGGGGAGGCGAGTCAGGGGAGCGCTCAATGTGAGTAACTAGGCCCCGACAGCTCCCTTTTTTTGTAGGGTAAATCATGTCACGTCCGAATTTCTCATTGCTTCTCTTCTGTCTTATTAGTGATTTTTTTTTTGCAACTTGTGCTTTCTAAATccccccttctcctcctcctccttccccattACTCCCCCTCCCCCTATTTATTTTTCTTCTGCCTTATTAGTGAAAAAACTTGTTTATTTTTGTAAGCACCTCCCCAAGGACCTACCATTGTGCAAGGCCTTATTAGTGaatttttttgtttattttctaAGTGCCTCCATAANNNNNNNNNNNNNNNNNNNNNNNNNNNNNNNNNNNNNNNNNNNNNNNNNNNNNNNNNNNNNNNNNNNNNNNNNNNNNNNNNNNNNNNNNNNNNNNNNNNNNNNNNNNNNNNNNNNNNNNNNNNNNNNNNNNNNNNNNNNNNNNNNNNNNNNNNNNNNNNNNNNNNNNNNNNNNNNNNNNNNNNNNNNNNNNNNNNNNNNNNNNNNNNNNNNNNNNNNNNNNNNNNNNNNNNNNNNNNNNNNNNNNNNNNNNNNNNNNNNNNNNNNNNNNNNNNNNNNNNNNNNNNNNNNNNNNNNNNNNNNNNNNNNNNNNNNNNNNNNNNNNNNNNNNNNNNNNNNNNNNNNNNNNNNNNNNNNNNNAGCGAGAATCTTTTTTAATTGATGGGCAGTGAAATTCTTCCCTTGTGGATCTGAAACATACTAGTACTAGATTCGTTTGTGAATCTCCCCTCGCCTCTTTTATTTGCTCGTCGTTGCTTTGCTTCCGCTGTGTGTTTGTTGGTCCCGTGTTTAATTTGTTGGTTGAAGAAGAGAGAGGCATGGTGAAGGTGAAGAAGGAGGGACCCTGCTTCCATTGCCGAGTCATGAGTAAGCATCTTGTCTATCTCTTGTTTGAGTTTCCAATTTGTTTCCCCTCCCCTTTTGTTTCCAAATCAAATCTTGCCCAATTCTTCTAGTTCGAGGGTTTGTTGCTTCTTCTAGTTGAGGGTTTGTTCGCCCAATTCTCCCAAACGTCCAAAAACGACAACTCTGCGCCGCTTTCAAGTcttctccctccgttcacttttgtaagtcgtttcagacaagtgAAAAATAGACTGTCTGAAATTTCTTCAAGcccttataaaagtgaacggaggtAGTAGTAAAAGTCTCAACATTCAGACAGACTTGTGCGGCTGCAGTTATTGACAGAAACTAGTATGGTCGCTGCATCAGCTGCAGTTATTCAGAGTTGAATGCACTAACGGTtggaagcaaaaaaaaaaaaaaacctgaAACAAAGCAAGGAAAACAGATATTATCTCATCTTGCTCTTGCCAATCATCATCAGATATATATTCAGAGTTGCATATATTCTTGCTGCCTGCATTCATCTAAAATGCCCAATGTTATGTTAGGGTACAACTCAACTCTATGCCTGTACACTAACTATTACACAGAGTCTCCCTGTCATATCTGTGGTACAAACTCTGAATAACACAGAGTCTCCCTGTCATATCTGTGACCTCTATGCATGTACACTAGTGTTACACAGATTCTTTGCTGCTCTGTTTTCTACTCTACTTGTGGTTGCTCATGCCAAATGCTGCTGGTACAGGCAGTCCTCTCTGGCGACACGGGCCACCGGAGAAGCCGGTGCTCTGCAATGCGTGTGGGACAAGATGGAGGAAAAAGGGTACACTGGAGAACTACACACCAGCACCACAAGTGCAGAGGAAACAACCCAAGAAAACACCCGTCCGCACAACAGTGAAGAAAGAACCATATTCAGATCACAACTCCTTGAAGACAGGGGATGCTGCTGACACTTTTAGCAATAATCCATCTGCTTTTGGATCAGCGCTATCCTATTCAGGTACTTTTCTGTAAACattctattttcttcttcttctgtatAAACATGTTTTCTTCAGGCAGTTTTGTAGCACTACCCTTCATTACAGTGTTACTATTATCACTTGATATATATCGCTCAAGTGATATTATTATCACTTTACCACATCACAAACATCAGCGGTATTGTATTCAGGCAGTTTTGTGTAAACATTTTTTTTCTGTATAAACATGTTTAGGTAGATTTGTAGTGCCACCCTTGCTGTCAGGAGTCATTTTTGAGTAACACATTCCTTCGTTACAGTGTTATAATTATCACTTGATATATACGCATTCCTACGCTGAATGATATTATTATCGCTTTACCACATCACAAGCATCGATTTATATTGGCAATTGCTGTTTGGTATGTTGATGGTGGGTTTTCTGGTATCATTAAAATTCAGGTTCAGCACAATCACATGCCCGGGAGCCACTGGTACCATCAAGAAAAAAGAGTTGCGTCAGTCGTCGTAAGCCGTCACCGCTGGAAACGCTTGTAGATAATCTCAACTCCATAATGCACGAAGAGCAGTTATGTTCTGGTTCAGGGCTTGGTACCATTCCAGGATCCTCAGAGGAAGACCTACTGATTTATCATAGCGAGACTCCCGCTAGCTGCTTTGAGATTGGGTATGGAAGCATGCTTCTTACACATCCAAACTCAGTATCAGAAGCAAATTCTGTTCCTGCACATAGCAAGTCATATGCGATAAGTCAGTCCTATTTGGGGCCTGCCTCATTTACTCTGCATAGTGGAAGCAACGGAGCGAGGTATTTTACACCCTTTTGCATTGGTTGCAGTCCTACATTCAATACTAATCAGAGAAAAAGAGGTTTTGTTTTGGTTGGTAATGTCCTGGTGAATTTCATTAGCTTTAGCTTTCTTGGTCTTTTTGCAGGCATGAACTTCATTATTCGAAGCAGCATATCCTGGAGAGCAAGAAAGTAGAAGGAAGAGGAGACGCCGGTGGCGCTTTCAGAGGACTTACCAAGTCCACTACGAGGTCTCTCAAAAGACTTTATGAAAGCTAGCCTCAAAACTTCACAGGTCAGCAATCTTGGTTCCTCTGTTTATGCTCTGCATTTTTATTTTCTACTCCGTAGATATCATTTTTGTTTCAATCTCTGTTGTTTTGCTTACTGCAAGTACCATGGAGATGTCTTATGATTTTGTTCTGTTTGTGAAGATGCAGAAGTGAGAGGAGGAACCATGCACAAGCCTTCTTCTCAGTTCAGAATGCCGAAATCTGGCAATGCCACTGGAGGAGCAGCTGCAGCTGCAGCAGCATTTGACCTGTTCATGTTACCCCCAGACAAATTATCATCCATGCTGGCCCCTCCAGACAAGGATGGAGTTCAAGACTCGCTACTGCTGGAGGTTCCTCGCAACACGCTTCACCCGGAGGCAGAGCTTCTTCTCAGCTGCCCCCCATCATACCGATAACCAGTGGGCGGGCATCCGCCAACTCGGTGAAGTTTGTTTCGTTTTGTGTAGCATAGCATATATATGGCTGGAGAAATGGCAACTTGTATTATAGCTGTGTATGGGCAATGGATGAAGTACTAGTCTGCAATGCAATACAAGTACTTGCTGGACAGGTTTCCTCTCATGTTTAATTCGTTAAATTATTAAGTATATTAATAAAGTGGTTCTTAATCTTGAATAAAGTGGTGCCAAACACTGTCTTGGAAAATGTTCAGTAAGCCAAATGGCTTCTCTAGTTCAGTCCCTCGACCCACCCCACCGACATCGGCAGTCCACTGATTTGCATTAGTGAGGTAAATAAAGCACACTAGGTCTGCTGTGAACTGCAACTCTTTTTGAAACAGACTCAGTTTCCAGACTAATGCTGATTTACCATCAAATGTACACCCTGCATCTGAAACTGCAGCTTTCTGCTAGCCATCATTCCtgaacaagttcagagctttttttaGAACAGGTTcagagttttattttatttttgaaactgaacaagttcagagcttttttttTAGAACAGGTTcagagttttattttatttttgaaactgaacaagttcagagcttttttttAGAACAGGTTcagagttttattttatttttgaagctGAACAAGTTCAGATTTTTTTTAGAACAGGTTcagagttttattttatttttgaaactgaacaagttCAGATTTTTTTTTTAGAACAGGTTcagagttttattttatttttgaaactgaacaagttCAGATTTTTTTTTAGAACAGGTTcagagttttattttatttttgaaactgaacaagttCAGATTTTTTTTTTAGAACAGGTTcagagttttattttatttttgaaactgaacaagttCAGAGTCGTTTAGCTGGCTAGGAGAAATGGTAACTCTTAAATTGTATTGTAGCATATGCATGAATTTTACTATCATGGCTAAGATGGAAATAGGATAGAAGAAACAACAAGTAGTCTGGTTTGCAGTTCAATATTTGCTCGACAGGTTGCCTCCCAGTCTCaggtttaattaattaattactataTTAGTTTGCCTCTTACCTCCCGCAAATAATTGTGATTTGGGTACAGTTAGTCTGCCAAAACCAGAAAAAAATCTTTGTGTGAGAGAGGAAAATATTtctgtagtttttttttttttgagacatagAAGATTTCTGTAGTTCAGAGTTTGGTTTTAGAAGAAGAAATTCAAATTTGagtgagacccgaggaggcagaagaGCCCACGGGCCAACTTTGACTACGGCCCACCAATACAAACAAATCCGCACGCGCGGGAAGATGGACGCCAGCCAGCCCCAGCAAGCAAGCCTAAGGGTGTTGGCTGGTCGTTTTCGGCCTTGGTTTGTGTATACAGAGAATAGATGCTGCTCTACTTTACCGGTCCTAGTTGTGTCTTTTTCAATATTTTTTTTTTGCAGTGAGGAGGGAGGGATTCTTCAAATTTTCTTTGTACATTGTTCTCAGATAAGCCTGCATACATACTTGCTTGGAGATGCTTAAACAAAAGATTTAAATATCATTTGTTAAGTGTTcctaatatactactccctccgttccgaatttgtATGCATGGAGAGATAGATTGATAGAGATAGCGAGACCAAGGGATGCAGTGAACATCACAATTTCCTTTCATTCTGGTCGATGCCATGTATGAAAATTACTGAAAGCATCACAAATTTCTTACGGAAAAACTATTAACAGACCAGTATCAACATTGGAAGCAACGAGAATAAACAATGTAGGTGTGATCAACAAAGTTCATTATAACTTTAATGATGACGGTTTAAATATTATATAGTCATTGCAAAATACATGACTTCCAAACAGAAGAATAGTAAATCTGGTAGGTGATGACGATGAATCATTTGAGTTGCAGACAACACACTGCACCTCAAAACTGACTGACTGCCTGCAGCCTGCTAATAAAAAGTCCAAACAAGCAATCTTGATCATCAACACCGGCAGACACTTGTGACCTGGAGATTCAACTTATTTCTGCAGCAGCAGACTGCAGTAATTAATCATTTAATGAACCAAAAAACAGAGCACTGCAAAACTGCTACATCAAACCAGCTACGTAGTATTTCCTTGGTTGTGAAACATGAAGCAATCACAAGACAAAGCAAACACAAGAGACCAGTCTGAATGAACCCTGCTGTCAGCCAAAAACTCTTCATCGGCCTCTCAACCAGCTCCAAGCACCAGCACCACATACATATATAATGTAAAGTAAACTTGATCTACGCACACTGTAATGCCTTTTGAAATAATCTATCAATAATTCCACAGTAAAGATGCACAAAAACAAACAGAGATGACATGTCTTACAGATGCACCGTCAGCATGGCGAGTCGTGCTCTGCTGAAAGCAGATGATGCTACTCCGGCAGCAACAGAAACATCTATGGTGGGTAACCTTGATTGATCATCAACAGGCAGGCAGATGCATCTATGCTGGGTAAACATATCCAGAGTTggttaaacatgcatgctcaacaaCTCGGCTGCAGTTTGAAACAATCAAAAGAAACAACGAATACTAGTCTGAACCCTGCAAGCTAAACTGTTTGCATACTTGTGAACTCTGCTGTTTGGCTCTGAAATTAAAACTGTTAATCATCATAGCATAAACTCAAGTCTGAGCCAATCTTGCAGACTAGTTAAACTGTCTCTACCAGAGAAACTTGAAAGCAACATAAATGGGCCACCATTGATTGTTGTGCTGCCAATTGAACAACTGCAACTTAACCCGCCCAGGCTACCAGATCAGTAACCATATCTATCATCATGGGATGCAAGGCGTGAACCACGCCGGCCGCGGGTTGGTCTGGTGCCGCCTGAGGCCCTCGACCTTCTCTGCCGTGCCGTCCTTGAGGCTGAACACCTTGACACGGTTGGCGCGCCCGTCGTATTCGTTAACGTACCCTTCGTTGGCGTAGTAGATACATCCGGCCTTGAGCTCCGGGTGCTCCCTCGTCGTCACGCAGAGCGAGCTCTTCCCACCGACGAACAGCGTGGCATCGCCAATGTCGTCTGTCTCCCTCCACTCCTCACCACCGGCGTCGAGGACCTGCACCTTGAAGGACGGCAACTCCTGATAACCGTGTGTGGCCTCCCTGACCACCACCATCAGCCGCCCGCCCGGTGCCCCCACGAGGTACTTGCGGTGGTCCAAATCGGCCGGCAGCAGCAGCCTTGGGGCGACCACCACGCTCGTGAACACCCCGACATCATCGGCGTCGTGTTCCCATGCCTCCACTTGGCCGGAGTATGTGATCGAGTAGAACCTGCCCTCATAGTGGATGGCGTCCTCGACGCCGTCGGGCGAAGGCGTCGTCCCGTTCACCGTCTGAGCGAGGTCGACGCCGTCGCGCGCCAGCCGCCATGTGCCGCCCTTTGCCGTGGCAAAGGCCACAAAGCCAAACTGGGTGCCTGTGATCATCATGGCAGCAGGGCATGGCGGGGAGTTGGAGAGGACGACCTTGCGGCAGAAGGAGCGCATGTTCTTGGCACACATGCTCTGGACAGTGATCATATGCGTCCAGTCAGACGGGTAGTTGTCGTAGACGGGGTGCAGTGGGGCTCTACCGAAGCGCTTCAGGTCGAGCACGAAGTGTCCATGCTGCTCAAAGAGGCAGGGAATGGTGGTGATGGCTGGGAGCACCCGCTGCTCGCCAGTGACCGGGTTGACAATGCGTATCTTGGCCCGGTTGTCGGCGGTTACGAGCCAGCCGTCGGAGGAGGAGCCAAGGACGACGTGGCCACGCAGAGTGGGTTCGGGGGCGCTCACGGTGATGCCGCAGCGGTCTGAGATGGAGAAGAGCGTGGCGGTCTCCGGGGTGCGGCCGCGGAGGAGGAGCCACGGCGTCTCCGGCTTGAGTGGGGCGGACGAGGCGCggaagacggcggcggaggcgagacGGTCGAGGAGGCTGAGGCGGCCGTGGATGTTGGCTAGTATATCGTCGGGGAGGCTGGCGATGGTAGCCAAGGTGGTGGCCTTCTTCCGGCACCGCATCGCTCGCAGGTTAGCTGATGAAATGCCCCTGCAATTGATGGATAGATAAAATGCAACATCTCATtagctttgccaattgataaaaattAAAATGGCATGGATGAGCAAAATGTATCCCGAACCAAAAATAACAAAAGAAGGGAGGAAAAAAATCTGCACAACAGGCTCACCCCAGATAGATGTACGGACACATGAATGAAATCGACCAAAATCAACATGGGGCTACATTTCGTTACGAATGCCACATGATGAGAGTGTACATGAATGAGCAAAATGTATCAATTCGTTACATGAATGACCGAAATgtatccctaaccctaaccaaaatACACAAGAAAAACTAGTGCACGAAAGCCTCATCCCAGATAGATCCAGAGAGTTCATACTAGCTTCATACCAAATAAATATCAGGGCacatgaatgagagagagagagagaggctcacCTTCCCTCGATTCGCGGACGGGGGCGAGCTGGGGtcggcggacggcggcgccgcaggAGGAGGCAGCGCGGGACTGGACCGCGCGGTGGAGGACCTTCAGGGAGGCGGGAGGGCGACCGGCGGCCGGCGGGTGGGATGGCGGAGGAGCAGTGGAGCGGAACAGCTGCGGCGGCGGAGTGCCGTGCGTTCCTCTTCTCTTGATTTCAGTGAGGGCAATTTcgtctttctttttttgggccctcTCCCATCTCCAGTCTAGTTGAACTATGGGGATAAAAAAAAGCACACATATTTGACAACTTTAACCATATAAGGTACTTGAGAATTATGTCGACGGAAAAATCATTTGGATATGAATACAACGACACATTTTTTATGACACATACGCACGTTTTATTGGTAACATTCATGGTCAAACTTAAATTTTTAAAAACATGGACGCCCCCTTTTTGAAGACAGAGTACTACCTCCTTTTCTTGGGGGTTTCAAAAAGAAAATGCACTATAGTTAATGCAGATTAAAGCTTAAGTAGTTTTGCGAACCATGAAATGCATTTCTTCGCTTACCATCTACCATGGTTGATGACATTGTGAGGTGGGCCtaataaaccagaaagaatggagtaatTGACTAAGGAGTCATGCTTACTTTCAATATGAGGTATTTTATCAACCGGTGAGACATATGTGATTTTTTTATCACTGCAACAAAATAGATGGGGCAATTTCTCGGGGCAGAGCAAACATGAGGCATTTTATCATTTAGCCCACCAAATTAAAATGCGaggataaaaaaatgaaaaaaatcttTTACCCACTATGCCTTCGTCTCATTGGTTATGTGCAGTTTGAAACTGAAACAATCACACAAAAGTTTGAATCTTACAAACCAAAATGATTTAGTTACTTCTGGAAACCAAATGTATTGAGAAATGATGTGCAATGCAACTAAATTATCTATTTTTTGGAAAAGGCAGAGCTTTTTTTCCCTGTAAATCACAGGTGGCAAATAGGCGCGCCTTCACTCGAGCGACTCACAAATCGGCCCATGTTTTTCCATTACCGTATGTATTTCTGTGTAGTTTTTTGGTTTTGGTTTTccatttctgtttttttttcagatATGTTTttctacatttttttatttttacatttttttctcttttcgttttttacttttcttatttttttcataaCTTCAAAAACTTTATAAAATCTCTGAGTATAATTTGTAGATTTTATATGCCAAGGATTGCTACCTAGAAAGCTTGCCAAGATAGTATTGGCAACTGGAAGCATCTTCGGTACCTTGAAATCTCTGGAACCTGTCCTTTGAAGAGGATTCCTTCAACTTTCTGTGTGCTATATAATTTGTAGATTTTATATGCCAAGGATTGCTACCTAGAAAGCTTGCCCAGTGACTTCAGCAAGTTGATCAGTTTACAGAGATTTGAAATAAACAATCTATCGGATAATGCTGGGAGGTGCATGAGTTTTCATGCACGTCAAATTAGATTAATGAAGAATCTGAACTAATTTCATGGACACTTGGAGATAGATAATGTGGACATCCAAAGTAATGATCATGCAGTAGAAGCCGAACTGAAGAATAAGATT
This window harbors:
- the LOC119357354 gene encoding GATA transcription factor 27-like — translated: MVKVKKEGPCFHCRVMSSPLWRHGPPEKPVLCNACGTRWRKKGTLENYTPAPQVQRKQPKKTPVRTTVKKEPYSDHNSLKTGDAADTFSNNPSAFGSALSYSGSAQSHAREPLVPSRKKSCVSRRKPSPLETLVDNLNSIMHEEQLCSGSGLGTIPGSSEEDLLIYHSETPASCFEIGYGSMLLTHPNSVSEANSVPAHSKSYAISQSYLGPASFTLHSGSNGARHELHYSKQHILESKKVEGRGDAGGAFRGLTKSTTRSLKRLYES